Proteins encoded within one genomic window of Callithrix jacchus isolate 240 chromosome 11, calJac240_pri, whole genome shotgun sequence:
- the GPR22 gene encoding G-protein coupled receptor 22 isoform X1 produces MELKYWRENERIPTRHEINHSYFTVVREKTNCSKRMCFSPIVEINMQSESNITVRDDIDDINTNMYQPLSYPLSFQVSLTGFLMLEIVLGLGSNLTVLVLYCMKSNLINSVSNIITMNLHVLDVIICVGCIPLTIVILLLSLESNTALICCFHEACVSFASVSTAINVFAITLDRYDISVKPANRILTMGRAVMLMTSIWIFSFFSFLIPFIEVNFFSLQSGNTWENKTLLCVSTNEYYTELGMYYHLLVQIPIFFFTVVVMLITYTKILQALNIRIGTRFSTGQKKKGRKKKTISLTTQHEATDMSQSSGGRNVVFGVRTSVSVIIALRRAVKRHRERRERQKRVFRMSLLIISTFLLCWTPISVLNTTILCLGPSDLLVKLRLCFLVMAYGTTIFHPLLYAFTRQKFQKVLKSKMKKRVVSIVEADPLPNNAVIHNSWIDPKRNKKITFEDSEIREKCLVPQVVTD; encoded by the exons ATGGAGTTGAAGTActggagagaaaatgaaagaattccTACAAGACATGAAATAAATCACAGCTACTTCACTGTTGTCAG GGAAAAAACCAACTGCTCCAAAAGAATGTGCTTTTCTCCCATTGTGGAAATCAACATGCAGTCTGAATCTAACATTACAGTGCGAGATGACATTGATGACATCAACACCAATATGTACCAACCACTATCATATCCGTTAAGCTTTCAGGTGTCTCTCACCGGATTTCTTATGTTAGAAATTGTGTTGGGACTTGGCAGCAACCTCACCGTATTGGTACTTTACTGCATGAAATCCAACTTAATCAACTCTGTCAGTAACATCATTACAATGAATCTTCACGTACTTGATGTAATAATTTGTGTGGGATGTATTCCTCTAACTATAGTTATTCTTCTGCTTTCACTGGAGAGTAACACTGCTCTCATCTGCTGTTTCCATGAGGCTTGTGTATCTTTTGCAAGTGTCTCAACAGCAATCAATGTTTTTGCTATCACTTTGGACAGATACGACATCTCTGTAAAACCTGCAAACCGAATTCTGACAATGGGCAGAGCTGTAATGTTAATGACATccatttggattttttcttttttctctttcctgattccTTTTATTGAGGTAAATTTTTTCAGTCTTCAAAGTGGAAATACATGGGAAAACAAGACACTTTTATGTGTCAGTACAAATGAATACTACACTGAACTGGGAATGTATTATCACCTGTTAGTACAGATCCCAATATTCTTTTTCACTGTTGTAGTAATGTTAATCACATATACCAAAATACTTCAGGCTCTTAATATTCGAATAGGCACAAGATTTTCAACAgggcagaagaagaaaggaagaaagaaaaagacaatttctCTAACCACACAACACGAGGCTACAGACATGTCACAAAGCAGTGGTGGGAGAAATGTAGTCTTTGGTGTAAGAACTTCAGTTTCTGTAATAATTGCCCTCCGGCGAGCTGTGAAACGACACCGTGAACGAcgagaaagacaaaaaagagtCTTCAGGATGTCTTTATTGATTATTTCTACATTTCTTCTCTGCTGGACaccaatttctgttttaaataccACCATTTTATGTTTAGGCCCAAGTGACCTTTTAGTAAAATTAAGATTGTGTTTTTTAGTCATGGCTTATGGAACAACTATATTTCACCCTCTATTATATGCATTCACTAGACAAAAATTTCAAAAGGTcttgaaaagtaaaatgaaaaagcgAGTTGTTTCCATAGTAGAAGCTGATCCCCTGCCTAATAATGCTGTAATACACAACTCTTGGATAGAtcctaaaagaaacaaaaaaattacctttgaagatagtgaaataagagagaaatgtTTAGTACCTCAGGTTGTCACAGACTAG
- the GPR22 gene encoding G-protein coupled receptor 22 isoform X2, translated as MIPCINLSKTAIVSQKAHKATANREKTNCSKRMCFSPIVEINMQSESNITVRDDIDDINTNMYQPLSYPLSFQVSLTGFLMLEIVLGLGSNLTVLVLYCMKSNLINSVSNIITMNLHVLDVIICVGCIPLTIVILLLSLESNTALICCFHEACVSFASVSTAINVFAITLDRYDISVKPANRILTMGRAVMLMTSIWIFSFFSFLIPFIEVNFFSLQSGNTWENKTLLCVSTNEYYTELGMYYHLLVQIPIFFFTVVVMLITYTKILQALNIRIGTRFSTGQKKKGRKKKTISLTTQHEATDMSQSSGGRNVVFGVRTSVSVIIALRRAVKRHRERRERQKRVFRMSLLIISTFLLCWTPISVLNTTILCLGPSDLLVKLRLCFLVMAYGTTIFHPLLYAFTRQKFQKVLKSKMKKRVVSIVEADPLPNNAVIHNSWIDPKRNKKITFEDSEIREKCLVPQVVTD; from the exons ATGATACCATGTATCAATTTGTCAAAAACTGCCATTGTGAGCCAAAAGGCCCATAAGGCAACAGCAAACAG GGAAAAAACCAACTGCTCCAAAAGAATGTGCTTTTCTCCCATTGTGGAAATCAACATGCAGTCTGAATCTAACATTACAGTGCGAGATGACATTGATGACATCAACACCAATATGTACCAACCACTATCATATCCGTTAAGCTTTCAGGTGTCTCTCACCGGATTTCTTATGTTAGAAATTGTGTTGGGACTTGGCAGCAACCTCACCGTATTGGTACTTTACTGCATGAAATCCAACTTAATCAACTCTGTCAGTAACATCATTACAATGAATCTTCACGTACTTGATGTAATAATTTGTGTGGGATGTATTCCTCTAACTATAGTTATTCTTCTGCTTTCACTGGAGAGTAACACTGCTCTCATCTGCTGTTTCCATGAGGCTTGTGTATCTTTTGCAAGTGTCTCAACAGCAATCAATGTTTTTGCTATCACTTTGGACAGATACGACATCTCTGTAAAACCTGCAAACCGAATTCTGACAATGGGCAGAGCTGTAATGTTAATGACATccatttggattttttcttttttctctttcctgattccTTTTATTGAGGTAAATTTTTTCAGTCTTCAAAGTGGAAATACATGGGAAAACAAGACACTTTTATGTGTCAGTACAAATGAATACTACACTGAACTGGGAATGTATTATCACCTGTTAGTACAGATCCCAATATTCTTTTTCACTGTTGTAGTAATGTTAATCACATATACCAAAATACTTCAGGCTCTTAATATTCGAATAGGCACAAGATTTTCAACAgggcagaagaagaaaggaagaaagaaaaagacaatttctCTAACCACACAACACGAGGCTACAGACATGTCACAAAGCAGTGGTGGGAGAAATGTAGTCTTTGGTGTAAGAACTTCAGTTTCTGTAATAATTGCCCTCCGGCGAGCTGTGAAACGACACCGTGAACGAcgagaaagacaaaaaagagtCTTCAGGATGTCTTTATTGATTATTTCTACATTTCTTCTCTGCTGGACaccaatttctgttttaaataccACCATTTTATGTTTAGGCCCAAGTGACCTTTTAGTAAAATTAAGATTGTGTTTTTTAGTCATGGCTTATGGAACAACTATATTTCACCCTCTATTATATGCATTCACTAGACAAAAATTTCAAAAGGTcttgaaaagtaaaatgaaaaagcgAGTTGTTTCCATAGTAGAAGCTGATCCCCTGCCTAATAATGCTGTAATACACAACTCTTGGATAGAtcctaaaagaaacaaaaaaattacctttgaagatagtgaaataagagagaaatgtTTAGTACCTCAGGTTGTCACAGACTAG